From Sediminibacterium sp. TEGAF015, a single genomic window includes:
- a CDS encoding efflux RND transporter permease subunit, with protein MFQQFIKRPVLAIVISLAIIFLGVLAMVTRPVSQFPDIAPPRVMVFIAYPGSSADVLVKSALIPLERAINGVQGMQYIISDATSAGEATIQIVFEPGTDPNAAVVNVKTRVDQVMNNLPPLIQREGVVITPIQPSMLMYVNLYSKDKNADEKFLYNYANVSVLPELQRIKGMGRAQILGSRQFAMRIWLKPDRMRAYNISTEEVMEAMNEQSVIGRPGRLGQASGKTAQSLEYVLTYKGRFNKPEEYENIIVKANPDGESLKLKDIAEVELGSEFFDIYSNKDGYPAASIVLKQNFGSNASKVIEQVKVKLEELKKDFPPGMEYEVNYDVSKFVNASIDKVLHTLIEAFLLVALVVFIFLGDWRSTLIPILAVPVSLVGTFLFMQMFGLTINLVTLFALVLAIGIVVDNAIVVVEAVHAKMHEEHMTPFAAVKKVLGEISGAIIAITLVMSAVFIPVAFMTGPVGIFYRQFSITMASSIVLSGIVALTLTPVLCAMILKNTHGKPPSKSPITMFINWFNKRFDIVTNRYTGLLKLIANRQLVTYAILLAFCGGIFWVNKTLPSGFIPNEDQGMIYAIIQTPPGATLERTNDVARKLQKIAEEVDGIQSVSSLAGYEILTEGRGSNAGTCLINLKDWSQRHHSVKEIVEELEEKTKDLGAVIEYFEPPAVPGYGSSDGFSLRMLDKNATVDYQEFDKVNKNFMAALQKRKELTGLFTFFAANYPQYELVIDNELAMQKGVSIGKAMDNLDILLGSTYEQGFIRFGNFFKVYTQSAPEYRKLPSDILNLFIKNDKDEMVPYSAFMTMKKTQGPNEITRFNLYTSSSIKGIPAKGYTSGDAIDAIREVAKATLPQGYDIAWEGLSFDEANRGNEALYIFIVVLIFVYLLLAAQYESFIIPIAVILSLPVGVFGSFMLLKMMGLANDIYAQMGLIMLVGLLGKNAILIVEFAVQKHQQGASVLEAAIEGSKVRFRPILMTSFAFVAGLIPLVVAHGPGAVGNRTIGSSALGGMLFGTIFGVIIIPGLYYIVGKMAEGKHLIRDEDESPLSEHYVHSYNESKLLHKLKKLLKRNKKKHEEK; from the coding sequence ATGTTTCAACAATTTATAAAACGACCAGTGCTGGCGATCGTAATTTCGTTGGCAATCATTTTTTTGGGTGTGCTGGCAATGGTTACCAGGCCAGTATCCCAGTTCCCAGATATTGCACCTCCGCGTGTAATGGTCTTCATTGCTTATCCGGGATCGAGTGCCGATGTGTTAGTTAAATCTGCACTAATTCCTTTGGAAAGAGCCATTAATGGAGTACAAGGAATGCAATATATTATTTCAGATGCTACTAGTGCAGGAGAGGCAACCATTCAAATTGTATTTGAGCCAGGAACTGATCCTAATGCCGCAGTTGTGAATGTAAAGACTAGGGTAGATCAGGTGATGAATAATCTGCCTCCGCTTATCCAAAGAGAAGGTGTTGTAATTACACCCATTCAGCCTAGTATGTTGATGTATGTGAATTTGTATAGTAAGGATAAAAATGCAGATGAGAAATTTCTCTACAACTATGCAAATGTTAGCGTATTGCCAGAGTTGCAGAGAATCAAGGGTATGGGTAGAGCCCAAATTTTAGGAAGCAGACAGTTTGCTATGCGTATTTGGCTTAAGCCCGACAGGATGCGTGCCTATAATATTTCTACCGAAGAAGTGATGGAAGCAATGAATGAACAGAGTGTAATTGGTAGACCTGGAAGACTTGGACAGGCATCCGGAAAAACTGCTCAGTCATTGGAATACGTGCTTACTTACAAAGGCAGATTTAATAAGCCGGAAGAGTATGAGAATATTATTGTTAAAGCAAATCCTGATGGGGAAAGTTTGAAGTTGAAGGATATAGCGGAAGTTGAATTAGGTAGTGAGTTTTTTGATATTTACTCTAATAAAGATGGATATCCGGCTGCATCTATTGTATTAAAACAAAATTTCGGAAGTAATGCCAGTAAAGTAATTGAGCAGGTAAAAGTAAAGCTGGAGGAATTGAAAAAAGACTTTCCTCCAGGCATGGAATATGAAGTCAATTATGATGTTTCAAAATTTGTAAATGCATCTATAGATAAAGTATTACATACCTTGATTGAGGCATTTTTATTGGTTGCACTGGTTGTATTCATCTTTTTAGGAGATTGGAGATCTACCCTGATTCCTATTCTGGCCGTGCCGGTATCTCTGGTTGGAACTTTTCTGTTCATGCAAATGTTTGGGCTAACCATTAATCTGGTTACGCTTTTTGCACTCGTACTGGCAATTGGTATAGTTGTGGATAATGCCATTGTTGTAGTAGAAGCTGTTCATGCCAAAATGCATGAAGAACATATGACACCTTTTGCTGCAGTTAAGAAAGTATTGGGTGAAATAAGTGGGGCCATTATTGCGATTACTTTAGTGATGTCTGCGGTTTTTATACCCGTGGCATTTATGACTGGTCCAGTAGGCATTTTCTACAGACAGTTCTCTATTACAATGGCCAGTTCTATTGTGCTGTCTGGTATTGTGGCATTAACACTTACACCTGTACTCTGTGCCATGATTTTAAAGAATACACATGGAAAGCCACCAAGCAAATCGCCAATAACAATGTTTATCAATTGGTTTAATAAAAGATTTGATATTGTTACCAATCGATATACGGGATTGTTGAAATTAATTGCCAACCGACAACTAGTAACCTATGCTATTTTATTGGCTTTTTGTGGCGGAATTTTCTGGGTAAATAAAACCTTGCCCTCAGGATTTATACCCAATGAAGATCAGGGTATGATATACGCGATTATTCAGACACCTCCCGGTGCAACTTTAGAAAGAACCAATGATGTTGCACGGAAGCTTCAAAAAATAGCAGAAGAAGTAGATGGGATACAATCGGTATCTTCTTTAGCAGGGTATGAAATTCTAACTGAAGGTAGAGGGTCCAATGCAGGAACCTGTTTGATAAATCTGAAAGATTGGTCTCAGCGACATCATTCTGTGAAAGAGATTGTGGAAGAGTTAGAAGAAAAAACAAAAGACCTTGGAGCGGTTATTGAGTATTTTGAACCACCTGCAGTTCCCGGTTATGGATCTTCTGACGGGTTCTCTTTAAGAATGTTGGATAAAAATGCAACTGTTGATTACCAGGAGTTTGATAAAGTGAACAAGAATTTCATGGCTGCGTTGCAAAAGCGCAAAGAACTAACGGGTCTCTTTACTTTTTTCGCTGCTAATTATCCACAATACGAGTTGGTTATTGATAATGAACTTGCTATGCAAAAAGGTGTCTCCATTGGCAAGGCCATGGATAACTTGGATATACTTTTAGGTAGTACATATGAACAAGGGTTTATTCGTTTTGGAAACTTCTTTAAAGTATATACCCAGTCTGCTCCGGAATACAGAAAGTTACCCAGTGATATTTTGAATTTATTTATCAAAAACGATAAAGATGAAATGGTTCCCTATTCTGCGTTCATGACGATGAAAAAGACACAGGGACCCAATGAAATCACCAGATTTAATTTGTACACATCTTCTTCTATCAAAGGGATCCCTGCAAAAGGATACACAAGTGGGGATGCTATTGATGCCATTCGTGAAGTGGCAAAGGCAACTTTACCACAAGGCTATGATATTGCATGGGAAGGTCTTTCATTTGATGAAGCTAACAGGGGTAATGAAGCACTGTATATTTTTATAGTAGTATTGATTTTCGTATATCTGTTGCTTGCTGCACAGTATGAAAGTTTTATTATTCCAATTGCGGTGATATTGTCGCTTCCTGTAGGTGTTTTCGGTTCATTTATGCTATTGAAAATGATGGGGCTGGCGAATGATATATATGCCCAAATGGGCTTAATTATGCTCGTTGGACTCTTAGGGAAAAATGCAATCCTGATTGTTGAATTTGCTGTACAAAAGCATCAGCAAGGTGCCAGTGTTTTGGAAGCTGCTATTGAGGGATCAAAAGTTCGTTTTCGACCAATTCTAATGACTTCATTTGCATTTGTTGCCGGATTAATCCCATTAGTAGTAGCTCATGGTCCGGGAGCGGTTGGTAACAGAACTATTGGCTCTTCTGCCTTAGGGGGGATGTTATTCGGAACCATTTTTGGCGTAATTATTATTCCGGGATTGTATTATATCGTTGGTAAAATGGCTGAAGGTAAACATCTAATCAGAGATGAAGATGAAAGCCCATTATCAGAACATTATGTGCATAGTTATAATGAGTCCAAACTCTTGCATAAGCTCAAGAAATTATTAAAACGAAATAAGAAAAAGCATGAAGAAAAATAA
- a CDS encoding efflux RND transporter periplasmic adaptor subunit, producing MKRFIKATLVIGVALISACNAKEETKKESTVFQVTSPVQTDTLVLKEYVAQIQSINHIELRSQERGYLQKIFVDEGQFVKKGQMMFQIMPTLYQAEMQKAKAELNFAEIEYNNTKSLADNNIVSPNELALSKAKLNKAKAELALAQTHLDFTEIKAPFDGIMDRFHTRLGSLIDEGELLTTLSDNSKMWVYFNVPEAEYLNYIQKAKSSSAVKLQLQMANKAIFDQVGVVETIEADFNNETGNIAFRATFPNPKRILRHGETGNVLMPVPFKNAILIPQKASFEVLDKKYVFVLDKNNIIHSKQITVEAEMPHLYVVSEGLNSGDKILLDGLRKVKNGDKISYQFADPKKVFAELHELHAE from the coding sequence AAGAATCAACCGTTTTTCAGGTTACTAGTCCAGTGCAGACTGATACGCTGGTCTTAAAAGAATATGTTGCTCAAATTCAGTCTATTAATCATATTGAACTAAGATCACAGGAACGTGGATATCTGCAGAAGATTTTTGTGGATGAGGGCCAATTTGTGAAAAAGGGACAGATGATGTTTCAGATTATGCCTACCCTATATCAGGCTGAAATGCAAAAAGCCAAAGCGGAACTAAATTTTGCTGAAATTGAATATAACAATACCAAGAGTCTTGCAGACAATAATATAGTTTCTCCTAATGAGCTGGCATTATCAAAAGCAAAATTGAATAAAGCAAAAGCTGAGTTGGCACTTGCTCAAACCCATCTTGATTTTACAGAAATTAAAGCGCCATTTGATGGTATTATGGACCGTTTTCATACCCGGTTAGGAAGTTTAATTGATGAAGGTGAATTATTAACCACCCTTTCTGATAACAGTAAAATGTGGGTTTATTTCAATGTTCCGGAAGCTGAATATCTGAACTATATACAAAAAGCAAAATCTTCCAGTGCTGTTAAACTGCAACTGCAAATGGCAAATAAGGCCATTTTTGATCAGGTTGGGGTAGTAGAAACTATTGAAGCAGATTTTAATAATGAAACAGGAAACATAGCATTCAGAGCCACTTTCCCAAATCCTAAACGAATTTTGCGTCATGGAGAAACAGGCAATGTTTTGATGCCTGTCCCATTCAAGAATGCCATTTTGATTCCGCAAAAAGCTTCATTTGAAGTATTAGATAAAAAGTACGTTTTCGTTCTTGATAAGAACAATATTATTCATTCAAAGCAAATAACAGTTGAAGCAGAAATGCCTCATTTGTATGTTGTTTCAGAAGGACTGAATAGCGGGGATAAGATTTTATTGGATGGTTTGCGTAAAGTTAAAAACGGAGATAAGATTTCTTATCAGTTTGCAGACCCTAAGAAAGTGTTTGCTGAATTGCATGAACTACATGCAGAATAA